The following coding sequences are from one Cyanobacterium sp. T60_A2020_053 window:
- a CDS encoding KH domain-containing protein has product MLNNQSLSNLENHNAPDYDGLIRFLVEPLLESPELLSFNCEYLASTKKVWIRLALEDKEKGKIYGRGGRNIQAIRTVLQTAAQMAGDNLYLEIHEEEGRGRGRNNFKANPPNLVSDSPHRAPQPPVRRRRGVEKPII; this is encoded by the coding sequence ATGCTTAATAATCAATCATTATCGAATTTAGAAAACCATAACGCACCTGATTATGATGGGCTAATTCGTTTTTTGGTTGAACCATTGTTAGAGTCTCCAGAGTTACTCAGCTTTAACTGTGAGTATCTGGCGAGTACCAAGAAGGTATGGATTCGTTTAGCCCTAGAAGATAAAGAAAAAGGTAAGATTTATGGTCGGGGGGGAAGAAATATTCAGGCAATTAGAACAGTATTACAAACTGCCGCCCAAATGGCTGGAGATAACTTGTACTTAGAAATTCATGAAGAAGAAGGTAGGGGAAGAGGGAGAAATAACTTTAAAGCAAATCCCCCCAATCTTGTTAGTGATTCTCCTCACCGCGCCCCTCAACCTCCCGTAAGAAGAAGAAGGGGAGTAGAAAAACCAATTATTTAA
- a CDS encoding NADP-dependent malic enzyme, with protein sequence MSDRTFDIHRGGKIHIQNRIKISSSSDLAMAYTPGVGRICRAIADNPENVFSLTIKSNAIAIVTDGSAVLGLGNLGPEAALPVMEGKAMLFKEFADIDAFPVCLATQDVEEIIKTVKNMIPVFGGVNLEDIAAPRCFEIERRLQEELDIPIFHDDQHGTAIVTMAALINALKIVKKDIQKIKVVINGAGAAGVAIARLLQKADCSGIVLCDSKGIISKDRKNLTAEKQSFAVAQTGNLADALKGADVFIGVSAPKVVTPDMVRSMATDCIVFAMANPIPEIQPELIQQDAAVIATGRSDYPNQINNVLAFPGLFRGALDCRATTLTTEMYLQAARAIASLVPPNVLDKEHIVPSVFDSRIVPTVAAAVQQAAREAGVARI encoded by the coding sequence ATCAGCGATCGCACTTTTGATATTCATAGGGGAGGGAAAATTCACATCCAAAATCGTATCAAAATTAGTTCTTCTTCTGATTTAGCTATGGCTTATACGCCGGGTGTCGGGCGCATTTGTCGCGCCATTGCGGATAATCCGGAAAATGTTTTTTCCCTCACCATCAAAAGTAATGCCATTGCCATTGTTACCGATGGTTCTGCTGTACTAGGTTTGGGAAATTTAGGACCTGAAGCGGCGCTACCTGTCATGGAAGGCAAGGCGATGTTATTTAAGGAATTTGCGGATATTGATGCTTTTCCTGTATGTTTAGCCACTCAGGATGTGGAGGAAATCATCAAAACGGTTAAAAATATGATTCCTGTGTTTGGGGGAGTTAACTTAGAAGATATTGCTGCGCCTCGTTGTTTTGAAATTGAGCGCCGATTACAAGAGGAGTTGGATATTCCTATTTTTCATGATGATCAACATGGTACTGCCATTGTCACCATGGCGGCACTTATTAACGCCCTGAAAATTGTCAAAAAGGACATTCAAAAAATCAAGGTAGTGATTAATGGCGCTGGCGCGGCTGGTGTGGCCATTGCTCGTTTATTACAAAAAGCTGATTGTAGCGGTATTGTCTTGTGTGATTCTAAGGGGATTATCAGTAAAGATAGAAAGAATTTGACGGCTGAAAAACAATCTTTCGCTGTCGCTCAAACTGGCAATCTTGCTGATGCGTTGAAGGGCGCCGATGTGTTTATCGGTGTTAGCGCCCCTAAAGTAGTTACTCCTGACATGGTGCGCTCCATGGCTACTGATTGTATTGTCTTTGCCATGGCGAATCCTATCCCCGAAATCCAACCAGAATTAATCCAACAGGATGCCGCCGTTATCGCTACGGGTAGAAGTGATTACCCCAATCAAATTAATAATGTTTTAGCTTTTCCCGGGCTATTTCGAGGGGCGCTGGATTGTCGCGCCACAACCCTAACCACAGAAATGTATCTACAGGCGGCGCGCGCCATCGCTTCCCTTGTACCACCGAATGTATTAGATAAAGAACACATTGTGCCTTCTGTGTTTGATAGTCGCATTGTGCCTACGGTGGCGGCTGCAGTGCAACAGGCAGCCCGAGAAGCAGGAGTTGCCCGAATTTAA
- a CDS encoding methyltransferase domain-containing protein, whose translation MLLQPHQRAKLDDSDDGLFYAMPRFVTHVDDSFIEQLTELYRKLLKPNSRILDLMSSWVSHLPAEMQFSHVEGHGMNEAELAKNPRLDHYFLQNLNQNLQLPCPDEDFDAVLCTVSMQYLQYPEAIFAEIGRILKPDGVAIFSFSNRMFYQKAVTAWRDATDRQRIFLAKSYFQSTGQFKPPETVIQVPETPTFLKMLGMGANDPFYAVYAYVNRA comes from the coding sequence ATGTTACTACAACCCCACCAGCGCGCGAAATTAGATGATAGTGACGATGGCTTATTCTATGCCATGCCTCGTTTTGTTACCCATGTGGACGATAGTTTTATTGAACAATTAACGGAACTATATCGAAAATTATTAAAACCCAACAGTCGTATTTTAGATTTAATGAGTAGTTGGGTGTCTCATCTTCCAGCTGAAATGCAGTTTTCTCATGTGGAAGGTCATGGTATGAATGAGGCAGAATTAGCAAAAAATCCCCGTTTAGACCATTATTTTCTACAAAATCTTAATCAAAATTTACAACTTCCCTGCCCTGATGAAGATTTTGACGCTGTATTGTGTACCGTTTCCATGCAATATTTGCAATATCCTGAAGCTATTTTTGCGGAAATTGGGCGCATTCTCAAACCTGACGGGGTGGCTATTTTTAGTTTTTCTAATCGGATGTTTTATCAAAAAGCTGTCACCGCTTGGCGTGATGCCACCGATAGACAAAGAATATTTTTAGCTAAATCTTACTTCCAATCCACAGGGCAGTTTAAGCCTCCAGAAACGGTGATTCAAGTGCCTGAAACTCCCACTTTCCTCAAAATGTTGGGCATGGGCGCTAATGACCCTTTTTATGCTGTTTATGCTTATGTAAATAGGGCTTGA
- the argJ gene encoding bifunctional ornithine acetyltransferase/N-acetylglutamate synthase: MTQWHHIEGSITAPKGFQAVGITAGLKKSKAPDLTLIYSETEAIAGGLFTMSEVRAACVDYCRQRLQHNKSARAILCNAGQANAATGEQGWQDAITSANRIAELLNISPDEVLLASTGVIGQRIKMDAMLGAMPELVAQLSSEGGESAARAIVTTDLVPKSIALETMIDDRPVRIGGIAKGSGMIHPNMATMLGFVTCDAMVSTQLWQDMLKRAVDASFNQITVDGDTSTNDTIIALANGQSRTPVITTMDDNGRKLQGMLTEVCQYLAKAIARDGEGATCLIEVQVTGAEDDASANKIAKTIVGSSLVKSAIFGRDPNWGRIAAAAGRAGVKFNQDDLRIKLGDILLMEFGQPLPFDRQSASNYLLQASQGEYLKSDTVLISVAVGEGAGVGCAWGCDLSYDYVKINAEYTT, encoded by the coding sequence ATGACACAATGGCATCACATAGAGGGGTCTATCACAGCCCCTAAAGGGTTTCAGGCTGTAGGGATCACCGCAGGGCTAAAAAAGTCTAAAGCTCCTGATTTGACCCTTATTTATTCGGAAACAGAGGCAATCGCTGGGGGTCTATTCACCATGTCAGAGGTGAGGGCGGCCTGTGTGGATTATTGTCGGCAACGATTACAGCACAACAAAAGCGCCCGTGCCATTTTATGTAATGCTGGTCAGGCAAATGCGGCCACGGGAGAACAAGGTTGGCAAGATGCCATTACTTCGGCGAATCGCATTGCGGAGTTACTTAATATTTCTCCTGATGAGGTGTTATTAGCTTCTACGGGGGTAATTGGACAACGGATCAAAATGGATGCCATGTTGGGTGCTATGCCTGAATTGGTGGCGCAGTTGTCCTCTGAGGGGGGAGAATCGGCGGCGCGCGCCATCGTCACCACTGATCTAGTGCCAAAATCCATCGCTTTGGAAACCATGATAGATGACCGCCCGGTGCGTATTGGTGGCATTGCTAAAGGTTCGGGGATGATTCATCCTAATATGGCAACGATGTTGGGTTTTGTTACCTGTGATGCCATGGTTTCTACTCAGCTATGGCAGGATATGCTTAAACGGGCGGTGGACGCTAGTTTCAATCAAATCACGGTGGATGGTGACACTAGCACCAATGATACTATTATTGCCCTCGCTAATGGTCAATCTCGCACTCCTGTTATTACCACAATGGATGATAATGGGCGTAAATTACAGGGAATGTTAACGGAAGTGTGTCAATATCTGGCGAAGGCTATTGCTAGAGACGGGGAGGGCGCTACTTGTTTGATTGAAGTACAGGTGACGGGCGCTGAAGATGATGCTTCCGCTAATAAAATCGCTAAAACCATTGTTGGTTCTTCCCTCGTGAAATCTGCTATTTTTGGACGTGATCCCAATTGGGGCAGAATTGCGGCGGCGGCGGGGCGCGCTGGAGTTAAGTTTAACCAAGATGATTTAAGGATTAAGTTAGGAGATATTCTCTTAATGGAATTTGGTCAACCTTTACCTTTTGATCGTCAAAGTGCTAGTAATTATCTACTACAAGCCTCCCAAGGAGAATACCTTAAAAGTGATACGGTGTTAATTTCTGTAGCTGTGGGGGAGGGCGCCGGGGTGGGGTGCGCTTGGGGTTGTGACCTCAGTTATGATTATGTCAAAATTAATGCTGAATACACTACTTAG
- the rpsP gene encoding 30S ribosomal protein S16, with the protein MVKLRLKRLGKKREVSYRIVAINSRNRRDGRALEELGFYNPRTDETRLNVPAIVTRLKDGAQPTETVRRILDKAKVFEQVNA; encoded by the coding sequence ATGGTTAAACTACGCTTAAAGAGATTAGGAAAAAAAAGAGAAGTAAGTTATCGTATTGTCGCTATTAATAGTCGTAACCGTCGTGACGGCAGAGCTTTAGAAGAATTAGGATTTTATAATCCTCGCACTGACGAAACCAGATTAAATGTGCCAGCAATAGTTACCCGTTTAAAAGATGGAGCTCAACCAACAGAAACTGTGCGCCGTATTTTAGACAAAGCTAAAGTTTTTGAACAGGTCAATGCTTAA
- a CDS encoding branched-chain amino acid ABC transporter permease, giving the protein MDVIQTLFNGVAVGSIIALGAVGLTLSMGILRLSNFAHGDFLTVGAYLTWLVNRSGVNIWLSMVVAVIGTIVLMLLGEQLLWKPMRDQRASDTTLIIISIGLALFLRNGILLIWGSANQNYDLPLVEALDIGGVRIAYFRVLVVILTVIAIVALHFILQNTKIGKGMRAVADNIDLARVSGINVEQVILFTWILTAVLTAFGGALYGLITVVRPNMGWFLILPMFAGVTLGGIGNPYGAIAGGLVIGIIQEMSVSVVGAEYKLGIALLVMIAVLLFRPQGIFGK; this is encoded by the coding sequence ATGGATGTAATACAAACTCTCTTTAATGGTGTGGCGGTGGGTAGTATTATCGCTTTAGGGGCGGTAGGTTTAACTTTAAGTATGGGAATTTTGCGTTTGTCCAATTTTGCGCACGGGGATTTTTTGACGGTGGGCGCTTATTTGACTTGGTTAGTTAATCGCAGTGGTGTCAATATTTGGCTTTCTATGGTAGTTGCAGTTATTGGTACAATAGTGCTAATGCTGTTGGGAGAACAGTTGTTATGGAAGCCCATGCGCGATCAAAGGGCTAGTGATACAACTTTAATTATTATTTCCATCGGTTTAGCATTATTTTTGCGCAATGGTATTTTATTGATTTGGGGTAGTGCTAATCAAAACTATGATTTACCATTAGTGGAGGCGCTAGATATTGGTGGCGTTAGAATCGCTTATTTTCGTGTTTTGGTAGTGATTCTTACGGTTATTGCTATTGTGGCTTTACATTTTATTTTACAGAATACCAAAATCGGCAAGGGGATGCGCGCGGTGGCGGATAATATCGATTTGGCTAGGGTTTCGGGTATTAATGTGGAGCAAGTAATTTTATTTACTTGGATTTTGACGGCGGTATTAACGGCTTTTGGTGGGGCGTTGTATGGTTTAATCACGGTGGTGCGCCCGAATATGGGTTGGTTTTTAATTTTACCGATGTTTGCTGGGGTTACTCTCGGTGGCATTGGTAATCCCTATGGCGCCATTGCTGGAGGTTTGGTTATTGGTATAATCCAAGAGATGAGTGTGTCGGTGGTGGGCGCTGAATATAAGTTAGGGATAGCTTTATTAGTAATGATTGCGGTGTTATTATTTCGCCCTCAAGGGATTTTTGGAAAATAA
- a CDS encoding glycosyltransferase family 4 protein translates to MTKILVFFDNYSHYHLARVNALRDHVKSKNWEVMGMEITRDGIDYQWQNQLTDNDVPIISLLGNHKLDEVRFSDIAKQLFNKLRQFRPDVLVVAGYHRQIMILATLVFRASGFPVVLMSESKEDDSSRKWLVEKAKKLWLKSYQSAHVGGKLHRDYLIKLGMKPEGIFTGYDVVDNQTFHPDVIKKLPAPFTFPYFLTVNRFLPKKNLFNLIHAYHQYHQQSNNPWHLILCGDGELKVQIIQLITDLELKDYIHLTGFLQQQELLPYFGHAQCFIHASKQEQWGLVVNEAMGASLPVIVSRCCGCFNDLVREGVNGFGFDPENIKELSDLMMKISAPHCNLKAMGEASLQHIQNYSPLTFAEGLTNAITFAQNSK, encoded by the coding sequence ATGACGAAAATCTTGGTATTTTTCGATAATTATAGTCATTATCATCTAGCGCGCGTCAACGCTTTACGAGATCATGTCAAGTCGAAAAACTGGGAAGTTATGGGCATGGAAATCACCAGAGATGGTATTGATTATCAATGGCAAAATCAATTAACTGATAATGATGTACCAATAATTTCTTTACTAGGTAATCATAAATTAGATGAGGTTCGTTTTTCAGATATTGCCAAACAATTATTTAATAAATTAAGACAATTTCGCCCGGATGTTTTAGTAGTAGCTGGTTATCATCGTCAAATAATGATATTAGCTACTCTTGTTTTTCGTGCTTCTGGCTTCCCCGTAGTCTTGATGTCAGAGTCGAAAGAAGATGATAGCAGTCGTAAATGGTTGGTAGAAAAGGCGAAAAAATTATGGCTGAAATCGTATCAATCAGCGCACGTCGGCGGTAAATTACACCGAGACTATTTAATTAAATTAGGCATGAAACCCGAAGGGATTTTTACGGGATATGATGTGGTAGATAACCAAACTTTTCACCCTGACGTAATTAAGAAATTACCAGCGCCCTTCACCTTCCCTTATTTTCTCACTGTTAATCGCTTCTTACCTAAAAAAAATCTTTTTAACCTGATCCATGCCTATCATCAATATCATCAACAAAGCAACAACCCATGGCATTTAATACTTTGTGGTGATGGAGAGTTAAAAGTACAAATTATACAATTAATTACAGATTTAGAATTAAAAGATTATATACATTTAACAGGTTTTTTACAACAACAAGAATTATTACCCTATTTTGGTCATGCTCAATGTTTCATTCATGCTAGTAAACAAGAACAATGGGGATTAGTCGTGAATGAGGCGATGGGCGCTTCATTACCCGTCATCGTTTCTCGTTGTTGTGGATGCTTTAATGATTTAGTCAGAGAAGGAGTTAATGGTTTTGGTTTCGATCCAGAAAATATAAAAGAATTAAGTGATTTAATGATGAAAATTAGCGCCCCTCACTGTAACCTAAAAGCCATGGGGGAAGCATCACTGCAACATATCCAAAACTACTCTCCCTTAACCTTTGCCGAAGGATTAACCAACGCCATTACCTTTGCCCAAAACAGCAAATAA
- the adhE gene encoding bifunctional acetaldehyde-CoA/alcohol dehydrogenase, producing the protein MSETNQNLANLETLISEVKEAQKIYANFTQEQVDRIFKRAALAANDARILLAKMACSETAMGIIEDKVIKNHFASEIIYNKYRDEKTCGIIEKDDFYGIEKVAEPIGIIAGIIPTTNPTSTAIFKTLLALKTRNAIILSPHPRAKKCTIEAAKIVLDAAVAAGAPPHIISWIAEPTLAVSQALMQHPDIKLVLATGGPGMVKAAYSSGHPSLGVGAGNTPAFVASSADVKMAVSSVMISKTFDNGTICASEQSVIVDQSIYDEFRTEFAVRGAYFVTGEETEKLRQVVLKDGHLNADIVGQSVLKIAELANIIIPPETKLLIAEIEKIGFDEPLSYEKLSPILAMYRAENFEDGTNKAAQLVEFGGRGHTSVIYIAQDDHEKIEYFEERMQTSRVLVNTPSSMGAIGDLYNFRLDPSLTLGCGSWGGNSVSGNVGVSHLLNIKTITERRENMLWFRVPPKVYFKYGCLPVALGDLKGKHRAFIVTDHPLYNLGVTNKIESVLEQLGIKFDVFYDVEPDPSLATVNRGLELMKSFNPDVIIAIGGGSPMDAAKIMWLLYEHPDIEFEGIATRFMDIRKRVYDLPPLGEKAIMVAIPTTSGTGSEVTPFAVVTDERTGAKYPLADYALTPNIAIVDPELVLHMPKSLTAFGGVDALTHALESYVSAYATEFTSGLSLKAIGLIFDYLLRAYENGAKDIKAREKVHYAATIAGMAFANAFLGALDALAEEAFDDQCTGSNPRYPLIKDMKDLYTTAYFGA; encoded by the coding sequence ATGAGCGAAACTAACCAAAATTTAGCTAACCTAGAAACTTTAATTAGTGAAGTTAAAGAAGCTCAAAAAATTTACGCAAATTTCACACAAGAACAAGTAGATCGTATTTTCAAGCGCGCGGCTTTAGCTGCTAATGATGCTCGTATTCTTTTAGCGAAGATGGCTTGTAGTGAAACAGCCATGGGAATTATTGAAGATAAAGTAATTAAAAATCACTTTGCTTCTGAAATTATTTACAATAAATATCGAGATGAAAAAACTTGCGGAATTATTGAAAAAGATGATTTTTATGGCATAGAAAAAGTAGCTGAACCTATTGGCATTATTGCTGGAATTATTCCCACTACCAACCCCACTTCTACGGCTATTTTTAAAACTTTACTAGCCCTGAAAACTCGCAACGCTATCATTTTATCTCCTCATCCACGCGCCAAAAAATGCACCATAGAAGCCGCTAAAATTGTTTTAGATGCAGCAGTAGCCGCCGGCGCCCCTCCCCATATCATCAGTTGGATTGCTGAACCCACATTGGCAGTGTCTCAAGCCTTGATGCAACATCCTGATATTAAGCTAGTTTTAGCCACAGGTGGACCGGGTATGGTAAAGGCGGCCTACTCATCCGGGCATCCTTCCTTGGGGGTGGGCGCTGGAAATACCCCTGCTTTCGTTGCCAGTAGTGCTGATGTGAAAATGGCTGTTTCTTCCGTCATGATTAGTAAAACCTTTGATAACGGCACGATTTGCGCTTCTGAGCAATCGGTAATTGTGGATCAGAGTATTTATGATGAGTTTAGGACAGAATTTGCGGTGAGGGGCGCTTATTTCGTCACAGGAGAAGAAACCGAGAAATTAAGACAAGTCGTCTTGAAAGATGGTCATTTAAATGCTGATATTGTGGGGCAATCGGTGTTAAAAATCGCTGAATTAGCCAATATCATCATCCCCCCAGAAACAAAATTATTGATTGCAGAAATCGAAAAAATCGGTTTTGATGAGCCTTTATCCTACGAAAAATTATCCCCCATCCTCGCCATGTATCGAGCTGAAAACTTTGAAGATGGCACAAATAAAGCGGCACAATTAGTGGAATTTGGTGGTAGAGGTCACACTTCCGTGATTTATATTGCCCAAGATGATCATGAGAAAATCGAGTATTTTGAAGAAAGAATGCAAACCAGTAGGGTTTTAGTTAATACTCCTTCTTCCATGGGCGCTATTGGGGATTTATATAACTTCCGTCTCGATCCTTCTCTTACTCTTGGTTGTGGCAGTTGGGGCGGTAACTCTGTTAGTGGTAACGTGGGAGTAAGCCATTTACTCAATATTAAAACTATTACTGAGCGACGGGAAAATATGCTCTGGTTTAGAGTGCCTCCCAAAGTATATTTTAAATATGGTTGTTTGCCTGTTGCTCTGGGAGATTTGAAGGGAAAACATCGCGCTTTTATCGTCACTGATCATCCTTTATATAATCTCGGTGTTACTAATAAAATTGAAAGCGTTTTAGAACAATTAGGCATTAAATTTGATGTGTTTTATGATGTTGAACCTGATCCTAGTTTAGCCACTGTTAATCGTGGTTTAGAGTTGATGAAGAGTTTTAATCCTGATGTGATTATTGCCATTGGTGGCGGTTCGCCCATGGATGCCGCTAAAATTATGTGGTTATTATACGAACATCCCGACATTGAATTTGAGGGCATCGCCACTCGTTTTATGGACATTCGCAAACGGGTATATGATTTGCCACCATTAGGGGAAAAAGCTATTATGGTAGCCATTCCCACCACTTCTGGCACAGGTTCAGAAGTAACGCCTTTTGCGGTGGTGACGGATGAGCGCACGGGCGCTAAATATCCTTTAGCTGATTATGCTTTAACCCCTAATATTGCCATTGTTGATCCTGAATTGGTGTTGCATATGCCCAAAAGTTTAACGGCTTTTGGTGGTGTTGATGCTTTAACCCATGCTTTGGAGTCTTATGTGTCGGCTTATGCTACGGAATTTACTAGCGGTTTATCTTTAAAAGCTATTGGTTTAATTTTTGACTATTTGCTGCGCGCTTATGAAAATGGGGCGAAGGATATTAAGGCAAGGGAAAAAGTCCATTATGCGGCAACTATTGCTGGGATGGCTTTTGCCAATGCGTTTTTAGGGGCGCTGGATGCTTTAGCGGAGGAAGCCTTTGATGATCAATGCACTGGTAGTAATCCCCGTTATCCTCTCATTAAGGATATGAAGGATTTATATACTACGGCTTATTTTGGCGCATAA
- the prmA gene encoding 50S ribosomal protein L11 methyltransferase: MSEQWWEIKVNHLPELEETISWRLQEFGCRGTAVLKEDDELCIKGYVPSVTIAPLDLSALTLWLQQDFTLAGVDLPQVSWRLINNEDWSSSWKQHWQPMEIGERFLVYPAWFEPEARGARLIIRLDPGSAFGTGVHATTQLCLESLEMRLDDNENSDITIADIGCGSGILSIGAHLLGSKKVIATDVDALAVKATKENSALNHIDDITVFQGSLGEVKEKYGQIFDGVVCNILAEVIKILIPDFASIVKEGGWIALSGILVEQSAEISDLLVEYGWTVATVWKKDNWCCINARRLPSNMRGM, encoded by the coding sequence ATGAGTGAACAATGGTGGGAAATAAAAGTTAATCATCTTCCCGAGTTAGAAGAAACTATTTCTTGGCGCTTACAGGAGTTTGGTTGTCGTGGTACAGCTGTACTAAAAGAAGATGATGAGTTGTGTATTAAAGGTTATGTGCCTTCTGTTACCATAGCGCCCCTCGACCTGTCAGCTTTAACTCTGTGGTTGCAACAAGATTTTACCCTTGCCGGAGTAGATTTACCGCAAGTATCATGGCGTTTGATTAATAACGAGGATTGGAGTAGTAGCTGGAAACAACACTGGCAACCCATGGAAATTGGGGAGAGATTTTTGGTTTACCCTGCTTGGTTTGAACCAGAGGCGAGGGGCGCTAGATTAATCATTCGTTTAGACCCCGGATCAGCTTTTGGCACAGGAGTACACGCTACCACTCAACTATGCCTAGAATCGCTGGAAATGCGCCTTGACGACAATGAAAACTCCGATATAACCATTGCTGACATCGGTTGTGGTTCAGGTATTTTATCCATCGGCGCCCATCTCCTCGGCTCAAAAAAAGTCATTGCCACCGATGTTGATGCCCTTGCCGTCAAAGCAACCAAAGAAAACAGCGCCCTCAACCACATTGATGATATTACAGTTTTTCAAGGTAGCCTAGGGGAAGTTAAAGAAAAATACGGACAAATATTTGATGGTGTAGTATGTAATATTTTGGCTGAGGTGATTAAAATTTTAATCCCTGATTTTGCCTCTATCGTCAAAGAAGGGGGATGGATTGCCCTTAGTGGTATTTTAGTAGAACAATCCGCCGAAATTAGTGATCTTTTAGTAGAATATGGTTGGACAGTTGCAACTGTGTGGAAAAAAGATAATTGGTGTTGCATTAACGCGCGCCGTTTACCAAGCAATATGAGGGGTATGTAA
- the gatC gene encoding Asp-tRNA(Asn)/Glu-tRNA(Gln) amidotransferase subunit GatC — protein sequence MSISKEEVKKVANLARLEISSTEEEEFGLQLNSILDYFEQIDQLDTSTVEPTTRAIDVSNIMRPDKKRPSPEKESLLDSAPAREDDFFRVPQIMG from the coding sequence ATGAGTATTAGTAAAGAAGAAGTCAAAAAAGTTGCTAACCTTGCTCGTTTAGAAATCAGTAGCACCGAAGAAGAAGAATTTGGCTTACAGTTAAATAGTATTCTCGATTACTTTGAACAAATAGATCAATTAGATACCAGTACAGTTGAACCAACGACGAGAGCTATCGATGTGAGTAACATCATGCGCCCTGACAAGAAGCGCCCTTCACCAGAAAAAGAAAGTTTGCTAGACTCAGCCCCAGCAAGAGAAGATGACTTTTTTAGAGTTCCCCAAATTATGGGCTAA
- a CDS encoding translation initiation factor IF-3 translates to MTYSTNKKNQRDLPKINDNIRFPQVRVIGVDGEQLGILDTRDANRMADEKELDLVLVSETSDPPVCRIMDYGKYKFEQEKKARAIKKKQHTADVKEVKMRYKIDEHDYQVRVSQAKRFLASGDKVKATINFRGREAQHVHLGQELLERMAQDLAESAEIQQKPKKEGRNMIMFLSPKKQV, encoded by the coding sequence GTGACCTATAGTACTAACAAAAAAAATCAAAGAGATTTACCGAAGATTAACGATAACATCCGTTTCCCGCAAGTCCGTGTGATCGGTGTGGATGGAGAACAGTTAGGCATTCTCGACACCAGAGACGCTAATCGCATGGCAGATGAAAAAGAGTTGGATTTAGTCCTTGTTAGCGAAACTTCAGACCCTCCTGTGTGTCGAATTATGGACTATGGTAAGTATAAATTTGAGCAGGAAAAAAAAGCAAGGGCAATCAAGAAAAAACAGCACACTGCCGATGTAAAGGAAGTGAAAATGCGCTACAAAATTGATGAACATGATTATCAGGTGCGCGTTAGTCAGGCTAAACGCTTCCTTGCTTCCGGTGATAAGGTTAAAGCTACCATTAATTTTCGAGGTAGGGAGGCACAACACGTTCATCTCGGACAAGAATTATTAGAGAGAATGGCTCAAGATTTAGCTGAATCGGCAGAAATTCAACAAAAGCCGAAAAAAGAAGGGCGCAATATGATTATGTTTCTTTCTCCGAAAAAACAAGTCTAG